From Cyclopterus lumpus isolate fCycLum1 chromosome 4, fCycLum1.pri, whole genome shotgun sequence, a single genomic window includes:
- the atcaya gene encoding caytaxin — MGTAEATLRMENLEVKDEWQDEDFPRPLPEYGDMDPSCGLTDDRASPPNSLNVSSPGGGGAMSSSHRKRRTLVAPEMNLSLDQSEGSLLSDDFLDTPDDLDINVDDIDTPDETDSLEFITNGNELEWEDDTPVASAKAGPAGGSGDVDEEGNVNNGRLWRSVIIGEQEHRIDMQVIRPYLRVITHGGYYGEGLNAIIVFSACYLPDSSCADYHYIMENLFLYVVSSLEMLVAEDYLIIYMNGATPRSKMPGIGWLKKCYQMIDRRLRKNLKSLVIAHPTWFIRTVLAISRPFISVKFMNKIQYVHSLDELAEIVPMDHVHVPECVVQFDEERIKARRERMEQEHRQQDQQQPIKKSERPKSMYVNHE, encoded by the exons ATGGGCACCGCAGAGGCAACTCTACGAATGGAGAACTTGGAGGTGAAAGACGAGTGGCAGGATGAAGACTTCCCCAG ACCACTACCAGAGTACGGAGACATGGATCCCTCTTGTGGTCTCACAGACGACAGAGCTT CTCCCCCTAACTCCCTGAATGTGagctcacctggaggaggaggcgcaaTGTCCTCGTCCCACCGCAAACGGCGTACATTGGTTGCCCCGGAGATGAACCTTTCACTGGACCAAAGCGAGGGCTCTTTGCTGTCGGATGACTTCCTGGATACACCGGATGACCTGGACATCAACGTTGATGACATTGATACGCCTGACGAGACAGACTCGCTGGAGTTCATCACCAATGGAAACGAGCTGGAGTGGGAAG ATGACACGCCGGTGGCCTCGGCCAAAGCCGGTCCCGCTGGCGGTTCGGGAGACGTGGATGAGGAGGGGAATGTCAACAACGGACGCCTCTGGAGGTCGGTGATCATCGGAGAACAGGAGCATCGTATTGACATGCAGGTCATCAGGCCCTACCTCCGGGTCATCACACATGGAG GTTATTATGGCGAGGGTCTGAATGCCATCATTGTTTTCTCTGCCTGTTACCTGCCTGACAGCAGCTGTGCAGACTACCACTACATCATGGAGAACCTCTTCCT gtATGTGGTGAGCAGTCTGGAGATGCTCGTGGCTGAAGACTACCTGATCATCTACATGAACGGAGCCACTCCTCGGAGTAAAATGCCCGGGATCGGTTGGCTCAAGAAATGCTACCAAATGATTGACAGAAG ATTGAGGAAGAACCTGAAGTCTTTGGTCATTGCTCATCCCACTTGGTTCATACGCACCGTCCTGGCTATATCCAGGCCCTTTATcag TGTGAAGTTCATGAATAAGATCCAGTATGTGCACAGCCTGGATGAACTGGCAGAGATCGTCCCCATGGACCATGTCCATGTCCCCGAGTGTGTGGTGCA ATTTGATGAGGAGAGGATTAAAGCAAGGAGGGAAAG gatggaGCAGGAGCACAGACAACAGGACCAGCAGCAGCCAATTAAAAAATCTGAGAG GCCGAAGTCGATGTATGTAAATCATGAGTAA